A window from Malassezia japonica chromosome 1, complete sequence encodes these proteins:
- the OTU1 gene encoding ubiquitin-specific protease otu1 (COG:O; COG:T; MEROPS:MER0116559; EggNog:ENOG503NWMT), with protein MRRALRQLAVELLRKDPDTYSSAILGESRESYLAKLVKPTTWGGAVELALFAAHFQVEIWCWDAKSGVCHKFGEQQGYSTAWLLAYAGIHYDVLVGLPTPDAPPERGTTAFAVSQPGLTDACQHLVTQLQSQHYYTDTATFSITCRTCGQRLEGEKGIAMHAQQTGHSDFSQTEETLSQ; from the exons ATGCG CCGTGCATTGCGGCAGC TCGCCGTCGAACTCTTGCGCAAGGACCCGGATACGTATTCGAGTGCGATTTTAGG CGAGTCGCGCGAGTCCTACTTGGCCAAACTCGTGAAGCCCACAACAtggggcggcgcggtggaGCTGGCGCTATTTGCCGCTCACTTCCAGGTTGAAATCTGGTGCTGGGACGCCAAGAGCGGCGTGTGCCACAAGTTCGGCGAACAGCAAGGATATTCGACGGCATGGCTGCTTGCCTACGCTGGAAT CCACTATGACGTGTTGGTCGGGCTTCCAACGCctgacgcgccgcccgagcgtGGCACCACTGCTTTCGCCGTGTCGCAGCCGGGGCTCACAGACGCGTGCCAGCACCTTGTCACGCAGCTGCAATCGCAGCACTACTATACGGACACGGCGACCTTTTCCATCACATGCCGCACCTGCGGCCAGCGTCTCGAAGGCGAGAAGGGCATCGCGATGCACGCCCAGCAGACTGGTCACTCT GACTTTAGTCAGACAGAAGAAACCCTTTCCCAGTAG
- the ISC1 gene encoding sphingomyelin phosphodiesterase (EggNog:ENOG503NW9A; TransMembrane:2 (i309-331o337-362i); COG:T; BUSCO:EOG09263A64) produces MRTQRLKALADRLAETDYDVIALQEIWVESEDWRYMRKVCASNYAHGTFFLTGAFGSGLAILSKHPIVDTITHMYTLTGRPIFVHHGDWIAGKACGCATITHPELGLVDIWNTHFTAVGGQVGPETQRAFRTSEAFELAELCRASAERGRHVFCVGDLNSLPESLCMSLLYGLAGLQDSFAAVTQRDPESPDAGITCDSPRNTWTAHKTLDERALRHNGKRLDYILFRGPTQEKNQLQCTEHQVVFTEPILAYGVSYSDHFGVEAMFATKGSEAAPTKDAAADVLGRALPVLRDALVHAYASQRVSLRWFVGLLGIAVALVAANVCSSAWLVHGRSVAPSLITALLLIPTTWAGTTALYDGIVWGEWHKRMLSI; encoded by the exons ATGCGCACACAGCGCTTAAAGGCGCTGGCGGATCGCCTGGCAGAGACAGACTATGACGTGATTGCACTGCAAGAGATCTGGGTCGAGTCCGAAGACTGGCGGTACATGCGCAAAGTCTGTGCGAGCAACTATGCACACGGCACCTTTTTCCtgac GGGCGCGTTTGGATCCGGCCTCGCGATTCTGTCCAAGCACCCGATCGTGGACACGATCACGCACATGTACACGTTGACCGGTCGACCGATCTTTGTGCACCATGGCGACTGGATAGCGGGGAAGGCCTGTGGGTGTGCGACAATCACGCATCCGGAGCTGGGCCTCGTGGATATTTGGAATACACAT TTTACCGCCGTCGGAGGTCAGGTGGGGCCGGAAACGCAGAGGGCTTTTCGCACGAGCGAGGCCTttgagctcgccgagctgtgtcgcgccagcgccgagcgtggGCGCCACGTATTCTGTGTTGGCGACTTGAACTcgctgcccgagtcgctgtGCATGTCGCTTCTCTACGGCCTGGCTGGCCTGCAGGACTCGTTCGCAGCGgtgacgcagcgcgacccCGAATCGCCAGATGCAGGGATCACCTGCGACAGCCCGCGGAATACATGGACGGCCCACAAGAcactcgacgagcgcgcgctgcgccacaacggcaagcgcctcgactATATCCTCTTTCGTGGACCGACGCAAGAGAAGAATCAGCTGCAGTGCACGGAGCACCAGGTCGTGTTCACCGAGCCGATCCTCGCCTATGGCGTCTCGTACTCGGACCACTTTggcgtcgaggcgatgTTTGCTACCAAAGGGTCCGAAGCAGCGCCCACCAAagacgcggccgccgacgtgctGGGCCGCGCCCTCCCGGTGCtccgcgatgcgctcgtgcatgcgtacgcgtcgcagcgcgTGAGCCTGCGTTGGTTCGTGGGGCTGCTTGGCATCGCCGTGGCACTGGTCGCTGCCAATGTGTGCTCCAGTGCATGGCTCGTGCACGGACGGAGTGTAGCGCCGTCGCTGATCACGGCGCTGCTTTTGATTCCCACCACCTGGGCAGGAACTACGGCACTGTACGACGGTATTGTGTGGGGTGAATGGCATAAGCGTATGTTGTCTATCTGA